The Bacteroidales bacterium genome includes a region encoding these proteins:
- a CDS encoding tetratricopeptide repeat protein: MNAIFFKKSNLTILFLLFNIFVITGQIDSKTDSIKSVISTMPDDSTKVNELNDLVWQIKISDYENAVKYGKESYELAKKINYTKGVAYATKNLGAAYFYRADYENAYQYYQESLEAFNKAENKKGIAIALRNIGNVFYQIGDWKQALDNYFKSLALREEIGDKKGIAAVNDAIGLVYASYKPEDFNTPAEYHNKALEINRELENDYGLSTSYLYLGRLYYGKFILDTLKTSADTAILYLNKCRKISKKMQNIRYLTTIDDILGQIYLASEQYDSAYNYFKGSLDLKEQIGNAYGIVSSYIYLSNYYGSNGNYIKSEKYLNDALGLSKKINSRNQIKEIYGSLANVYYQLGNYKKSAKVLQKYIGLKDSLQNEEKTKEMTQLAMQHEFDKKEKLRQLEEKKKAELQAEQDKRDKLVKLALSAGLLFMLIIAFTMVRSYKRKVKANQILKEKNNEISQKNAVLNQQKEEILAQAENLQEAYDKIEKQHRNITDSIIYAQRIQEAVLPPKEYFDTLLENYFILYKPRDIVSGDYYWARKHNNIKIIIAADCTGHGVPGAFMSLLAISNLNEIVNHLFHKFENNIKASEILNRLRTSIKTALRQTGKDGESKDGMDMSVCVINEDKMTATVAGAQNPVLLIRNNEIIKIKGDRMPVGIHYGEEKPFSDTEITLIKGDKFYMLSDGYIDQFGGEKSRKFMIHNLKKLLLEIYTKPMPEQKEILNKVINDWQNKPDKTGNSFEQIDDILVIGFEI, from the coding sequence ATGAATGCAATATTCTTTAAGAAATCAAACTTAACAATCTTATTTCTGTTATTTAATATATTTGTAATAACAGGGCAAATTGATTCGAAAACAGACAGTATTAAATCTGTTATCAGCACAATGCCCGATGATTCAACAAAAGTTAATGAATTAAATGATTTAGTATGGCAAATAAAAATTTCCGATTATGAAAATGCCGTTAAATACGGAAAAGAAAGCTATGAATTGGCAAAGAAAATTAACTATACAAAAGGTGTTGCGTATGCAACTAAGAACCTCGGTGCGGCTTATTTCTACAGAGCCGATTATGAAAATGCTTATCAATATTACCAAGAGAGTTTAGAAGCATTTAATAAAGCCGAAAATAAGAAAGGGATTGCTATTGCATTAAGAAATATAGGTAATGTTTTTTATCAAATAGGAGACTGGAAACAAGCACTGGATAATTACTTTAAAAGTCTGGCATTAAGAGAAGAAATCGGAGATAAAAAAGGAATTGCCGCAGTAAATGATGCTATTGGTTTGGTTTATGCTTCGTATAAACCGGAAGACTTTAATACTCCTGCCGAGTATCATAATAAAGCATTAGAAATAAATAGAGAATTAGAAAATGATTACGGCTTATCAACTTCCTATTTATATCTTGGAAGACTGTATTACGGAAAATTTATTCTTGATACTTTAAAAACTTCAGCTGATACTGCAATTTTATATTTGAACAAATGCAGGAAAATAAGTAAAAAAATGCAAAATATCAGATACCTAACAACTATTGATGATATTTTGGGACAAATTTATCTTGCCTCCGAACAATATGATTCTGCATACAATTATTTTAAAGGCAGTTTGGATTTGAAAGAACAAATAGGAAACGCATACGGTATTGTTAGTTCATATATATATTTATCTAATTACTACGGTAGTAACGGGAATTATATTAAAAGTGAAAAATATCTTAACGATGCTTTAGGTTTATCAAAAAAAATAAATTCGAGAAATCAAATAAAAGAAATTTACGGTTCGTTGGCAAACGTATATTATCAACTTGGTAATTATAAAAAATCAGCAAAAGTTTTACAAAAATATATCGGATTAAAAGATTCCCTCCAAAATGAAGAAAAAACAAAAGAAATGACCCAGCTTGCCATGCAGCATGAATTTGATAAAAAAGAAAAATTAAGGCAACTTGAAGAAAAGAAAAAAGCAGAATTGCAGGCGGAACAGGACAAAAGAGATAAACTGGTAAAATTGGCCTTGAGTGCCGGATTATTATTTATGCTTATTATAGCTTTTACAATGGTTCGTTCATATAAACGGAAGGTAAAAGCAAATCAAATACTTAAAGAAAAAAACAATGAAATTTCTCAAAAAAATGCTGTCCTAAATCAACAAAAAGAAGAAATACTGGCACAAGCCGAAAATTTACAGGAAGCATACGATAAAATAGAAAAACAACATCGTAATATTACCGACAGTATTATCTATGCTCAAAGAATTCAAGAAGCAGTTTTACCGCCGAAAGAATATTTCGATACTTTACTTGAAAATTATTTCATATTATATAAACCCAGAGATATTGTCAGCGGTGATTATTATTGGGCAAGAAAACATAATAACATAAAAATTATAATTGCAGCAGATTGTACAGGACACGGTGTTCCCGGTGCATTTATGAGCTTGTTGGCAATCTCTAATTTAAATGAAATAGTTAATCATCTGTTCCATAAATTTGAAAATAACATAAAAGCTTCAGAAATTTTAAATAGACTGAGAACTTCGATTAAAACAGCTTTAAGGCAAACCGGAAAAGACGGTGAATCAAAAGACGGAATGGATATGTCCGTTTGTGTTATTAACGAAGATAAAATGACAGCAACTGTTGCAGGAGCTCAAAACCCCGTATTACTTATAAGAAATAATGAGATTATTAAAATAAAAGGTGACAGAATGCCTGTAGGTATTCACTACGGAGAAGAAAAACCTTTTAGTGATACAGAAATAACATTAATAAAAGGGGATAAATTTTATATGCTTTCTGACGGATATATCGACCAGTTTGGCGGTGAAAAAAGCAGAAAATTTATGATACATAACCTTAAAAAACTTTTACTGGAAATTTATACCAAACCTATGCCGGAACAAAAAGAAATATTAAACAAAGTAATTAATGATTGGCAGAATAAACCCGACAAAACAGGGAATAGTTTCGAACAAATAGATGACATCCTGGTTATTGGATTTGAAATATAA
- a CDS encoding endo alpha-1,4 polygalactosaminidase — MKKIFIILFSPILFSVNCKRNNIPDNLDFKQEMRNFVQGISSYAKNINPDFIIIPQNGNELATENGDENGNPATTYLNAVDGQGQEDLFYGYNNDDRATSEEDKNYLKTFLLIEKNAGVKVMVTDYCYTHSKMDDSYSQNNNLGFISFAASERNLNVIPDYPAVPYNVNSDDINILADAKNFLYLINPESYSVKQDFINAISQTNYDLVLIDYFFNEEEFTVSEITSLKTKLNGGKRLVISYMSIGEAEDYRYYWKDEWNKDKPEWLDKENPNWKGNYKVWYWNSEWQAIIYGNSNSYLKKILDAGFDGVYLDIIDAFEYYE, encoded by the coding sequence ATGAAAAAAATATTTATAATTTTATTTTCACCTATATTGTTTTCAGTAAATTGTAAAAGAAACAATATTCCGGATAATCTTGATTTTAAACAAGAAATGAGAAACTTTGTGCAAGGAATAAGTTCTTATGCAAAGAATATAAATCCCGATTTTATTATTATTCCGCAAAACGGAAACGAACTTGCAACAGAAAACGGAGATGAAAACGGAAACCCTGCAACAACATATTTAAATGCAGTTGACGGACAAGGACAAGAGGATTTATTTTACGGTTACAACAATGATGACCGAGCAACTTCGGAAGAAGATAAAAATTATTTAAAAACTTTTCTTCTTATTGAAAAAAATGCAGGCGTGAAGGTTATGGTAACAGATTATTGCTATACACATTCAAAAATGGATGACTCATATTCTCAAAATAATAATCTCGGGTTTATTTCTTTTGCGGCATCCGAAAGAAATTTAAATGTAATTCCGGATTATCCGGCAGTGCCTTACAATGTAAATTCGGATGATATAAATATACTTGCCGACGCAAAAAATTTTCTGTATCTTATTAATCCTGAGAGCTATTCAGTAAAACAAGATTTTATAAATGCAATTTCGCAAACAAATTATGACCTTGTATTAATAGATTATTTCTTTAATGAAGAAGAATTTACTGTAAGTGAAATCACTTCTCTAAAAACAAAATTAAACGGAGGAAAACGTTTGGTGATTTCATATATGAGCATAGGTGAAGCCGAAGATTACAGGTATTATTGGAAAGACGAATGGAATAAAGATAAACCGGAATGGTTGGATAAAGAAAACCCTAATTGGAAAGGAAACTATAAAGTTTGGTATTGGAACAGCGAATGGCAAGCAATTATTTACGGAAACAGCAACTCATATCTAAAAAAAATACTTGATGCCGGATTCGATGGTGTTTATTTAGATATTATTGATGCTTTTGAGTATTATGAATAG
- a CDS encoding sulfite exporter TauE/SafE family protein yields MLNFILLHGSTGLSYSEIPILAGLVMSMIHVISGPDHLAAVTPLTIDSKKKSWSIGFSWGIGHTLGMLIIGIIFILLKEQINIEAISEHGEKFVGFLLIAIGIFAFLRIKKKHGSKHKHSHPHTHDNEVHIHSHKHGEEEKHTHKHKRNHRQNVLSALGIGIIHGVAGVSHLIAILPTLALPSKIDSVMYLSGFGAGTILAMVAYSVTLGIITQKTDEKNNKKLSIFLRIFGGSAAVIVGIIWIIIAF; encoded by the coding sequence ATGTTAAATTTTATTTTACTGCACGGCAGCACAGGTTTAAGTTATTCCGAAATACCGATTTTGGCAGGTTTAGTAATGAGTATGATTCATGTAATTTCCGGGCCCGACCATCTTGCAGCCGTAACACCTTTAACAATCGACAGCAAAAAGAAATCATGGTCAATAGGTTTTTCTTGGGGCATAGGACACACACTCGGAATGCTTATTATCGGTATTATTTTTATTTTACTGAAAGAACAAATAAATATTGAAGCAATTTCCGAACACGGAGAAAAATTTGTAGGGTTTCTGTTAATTGCAATCGGTATTTTTGCTTTTTTAAGAATCAAAAAAAAACACGGGAGCAAACACAAACATAGTCATCCGCATACACATGACAATGAAGTACATATACATTCACACAAACACGGAGAAGAAGAAAAACATACCCACAAGCATAAAAGAAATCATAGGCAAAATGTATTAAGTGCATTAGGAATAGGAATTATACACGGTGTTGCAGGTGTTTCTCATTTAATTGCAATATTACCGACATTAGCATTGCCTTCAAAAATTGACTCAGTAATGTACTTAAGCGGTTTCGGTGCAGGAACTATTTTAGCAATGGTTGCATATTCCGTTACATTAGGAATAATTACACAAAAAACCGATGAAAAAAACAACAAAAAGCTCTCAATTTTTTTAAGAATCTTCGGAGGTTCGGCAGCTGTTATTGTGGGAATAATATGGATTATTATTGCATTTTAA
- the hypD gene encoding hydrogenase formation protein HypD — MKYVDEFRNIETVKNLSKKIKAATKNKWTIMEICGGQTHSIMKYGLQEFLPEEITLVHGPGCPVCVTPLEIIDKAHFIARKEDVIFTSFGDMLRVPGSSTDLLKIKAEGGDVRIVYSPLDAVNIAEKNPDKKVVFLAVGFETTAPANAMSVLEAKRRKLNNYLILSSHVLVPPAMHTILSSPDNLIQGFLAAGHVCTIMGYEEYIPIAEQYKTPIVVTGFEPVDILKGILATVKQLESKKYIVENEYKRLARKEGNIPAQKTMFEIFEITDRSWRGIGEIPKSGLKIKEKYKEFDADKIFKLEKYKIEEPKICISGEIMQGLKKPSQCPAFRKECKPENPLGAPMVSNEGACNAYFRYKK, encoded by the coding sequence ATGAAATACGTTGATGAGTTCAGAAATATCGAAACAGTAAAAAATCTTTCAAAAAAGATAAAAGCCGCAACAAAAAATAAATGGACAATTATGGAAATATGCGGCGGTCAAACGCATTCCATAATGAAATACGGATTGCAAGAATTTTTGCCCGAAGAAATTACACTTGTTCACGGTCCGGGTTGCCCTGTATGCGTAACTCCTTTGGAAATTATTGACAAGGCTCATTTTATTGCTCGAAAAGAAGATGTTATTTTTACCTCATTCGGTGATATGCTTCGAGTTCCCGGCTCCTCAACAGATTTATTAAAAATAAAAGCCGAAGGCGGTGATGTAAGAATTGTTTACTCTCCGCTTGATGCCGTTAATATTGCCGAAAAAAATCCTGACAAAAAAGTTGTTTTTCTTGCAGTGGGTTTTGAAACAACAGCACCGGCAAATGCAATGTCGGTTCTTGAAGCAAAAAGACGCAAACTTAACAACTATTTGATTTTAAGCTCTCATGTTTTGGTTCCGCCTGCAATGCATACAATATTATCTTCGCCCGACAATTTAATTCAAGGTTTTTTAGCCGCAGGGCATGTGTGTACAATTATGGGTTATGAAGAGTATATACCTATTGCCGAGCAATATAAAACCCCGATTGTTGTAACAGGTTTTGAACCCGTTGATATTTTAAAAGGAATTTTGGCAACCGTAAAACAATTAGAAAGCAAGAAATATATTGTTGAAAATGAATACAAAAGACTTGCAAGAAAAGAAGGTAATATTCCTGCACAAAAAACTATGTTTGAAATTTTTGAAATAACCGACAGAAGTTGGCGAGGTATCGGTGAAATTCCGAAAAGCGGTTTAAAAATTAAAGAAAAATATAAAGAATTTGATGCCGATAAAATATTCAAGTTGGAAAAATATAAAATTGAAGAGCCTAAAATTTGTATTTCAGGCGAAATTATGCAAGGATTAAAAAAACCTTCTCAATGTCCGGCATTCAGGAAAGAATGTAAACCCGAAAATCCGCTTGGTGCACCTATGGTTTCCAACGAAGGAGCATGCAATGCATATTTCAGATATAAAAAATAA
- a CDS encoding HypC/HybG/HupF family hydrogenase formation chaperone: MCLAVPGKIISIDKSNSEFVTAKVSFGGAIKEINIQWLPEAKVGDYVMAHVGTALEIISTEEAEEAIKTSNEFAEMQKEEDDKFSKKAE, from the coding sequence ATGTGTTTAGCAGTACCCGGTAAAATAATATCAATTGATAAAAGCAATTCTGAATTTGTAACCGCAAAAGTAAGTTTCGGAGGAGCAATAAAAGAAATAAATATTCAATGGTTACCTGAGGCAAAAGTCGGCGATTATGTTATGGCTCATGTAGGAACGGCACTTGAAATAATTAGCACAGAAGAAGCCGAAGAAGCAATAAAAACTTCAAACGAGTTTGCCGAAATGCAAAAAGAAGAAGACGATAAATTCTCAAAAAAAGCAGAATAA